In the genome of Bacteroidetes Order II. bacterium, one region contains:
- a CDS encoding DUF2723 domain-containing protein — MNARLMHRIAAGFSFLYAFVVYFLTMADTVSFWDCGEFIAIGHGLQVSHPPGAPFYMLIGRLFSMFMPASQIAWSVNLISVLSSAGTALLTYLIVTRMIEEWKGRLEDWEGLDLVAGLGGGLIAALTFTVTDSHWFNSVEAEVYAISMFFTALVVWLTFKWVDQVRRDEQKLGGQLGGVSSRWLLLIAYLFGLATGVHLLNLLAIFFTGLLVYYEKFDKPEFTNGRRFKGILITGLLSSIIFFIIYPGIIQSLPSFAGNSGAPGLVMLVVPFAVAALVYYSHINKKQLLNLFSIGLLLVIIGYSTYALIFIRSAANPPIDENDPETVDAIVSYLKREQYGRTPLLTGASYDNNTGTIDPEKNKLFPRRWSDQSQEHIRFYAQFDSDWDFFWRYQVNHMYIRYFLWNFAGKAGDFQGAPWIAFPDANIEANMQTPSEKKSHNALYGLPLLLGLIGLGWHIKQDWRRAFALGILFFVTGIGIILYLNQTPMQPRERDYAYVASFWAFAFWIGIGATGLIELAGQALRNFASSAKTGVAGAILAVCFVAVPGHMLMENYADHNRKGERVAWDYAWNMLNSLEKDAIIFTNGDNDTFPLWYLQEVEGVRRDVRVVNLSLLQTPWYIRQLKNQKSHHAAPLPISMTDAAIDAIDIQPIEGGGQKVSLPVNPSLFQSGGVFYHAMADSLQAPAKMEWTVKGHPYSEEISLLYPNDQAVLDVIKTNAEQGWKRPIYFAVTVAPDGLVNLEDYLQLEGLATRVVPIQHNESQGRVVPDVMLRRTAQFRFTGLNDPNIYFDENIRGMTDNYRTLFLQLADQLIRSGKTAEAKQVVERLAKQVDPKVIPPDFYSTYLFSETYRKLGETKRADEMMHTAENMAIRQYKTGTDVERAQLYAEQIWRTYMIGGQFDKAAQYGQRLMRELGLQNEEYRMDAKQLKDLFEESKRYQEEQERATDDTLRSLPDTLQQ, encoded by the coding sequence ATGAATGCCCGTTTAATGCATCGGATTGCCGCCGGATTTTCCTTCTTATACGCATTTGTGGTCTATTTTCTAACGATGGCCGATACTGTGTCCTTCTGGGACTGTGGCGAGTTTATTGCCATTGGTCATGGTTTACAGGTCTCACACCCGCCCGGTGCACCTTTTTATATGCTTATCGGACGGCTCTTCTCCATGTTTATGCCGGCTTCCCAAATTGCATGGAGCGTCAACTTGATCTCGGTTCTCTCTTCTGCCGGAACTGCCTTGCTTACGTATCTGATTGTCACCCGGATGATCGAAGAGTGGAAAGGACGTCTTGAAGATTGGGAAGGTCTGGACTTGGTGGCAGGATTGGGTGGCGGTCTTATAGCAGCCCTTACCTTTACCGTCACCGACTCGCACTGGTTCAACTCGGTGGAAGCCGAGGTATATGCCATTTCTATGTTTTTCACCGCTTTGGTGGTTTGGTTAACCTTTAAATGGGTGGACCAAGTACGCCGCGATGAACAAAAATTAGGTGGGCAACTCGGTGGGGTTTCTTCCCGATGGCTTTTGCTGATTGCATACTTATTTGGACTGGCCACCGGGGTCCACTTGCTGAATTTATTGGCTATCTTTTTTACGGGCCTGTTGGTGTACTACGAAAAATTCGACAAGCCGGAGTTTACCAATGGGAGGCGATTCAAAGGCATTCTTATCACAGGACTTTTGTCTTCGATCATTTTCTTTATCATTTATCCGGGAATCATCCAAAGCCTGCCCTCTTTTGCGGGCAATTCGGGCGCACCAGGGCTTGTGATGTTGGTTGTACCTTTTGCGGTAGCTGCATTGGTTTACTACTCTCATATCAATAAAAAACAATTGCTTAATTTATTTAGTATTGGTTTGTTGTTGGTGATTATTGGATACTCCACCTATGCCCTGATATTCATTCGCAGTGCCGCGAATCCACCAATTGATGAAAATGACCCCGAAACGGTGGATGCCATCGTCTCGTATCTGAAACGCGAACAATATGGCAGAACGCCATTGCTTACGGGCGCTTCTTACGACAACAACACGGGAACCATAGACCCAGAAAAGAACAAACTTTTCCCACGTCGGTGGTCAGATCAAAGCCAAGAACATATCCGGTTTTATGCACAGTTCGACTCAGATTGGGACTTTTTCTGGCGGTATCAGGTAAATCATATGTATATCCGTTATTTCCTCTGGAATTTTGCGGGGAAAGCCGGAGACTTCCAAGGCGCTCCTTGGATTGCTTTTCCGGATGCAAATATCGAAGCCAACATGCAAACCCCCAGCGAGAAAAAATCGCACAATGCTCTTTATGGGCTGCCGCTTTTGTTGGGATTAATCGGGCTGGGCTGGCACATTAAACAAGACTGGCGACGGGCTTTTGCGTTGGGGATTTTATTTTTCGTTACCGGAATTGGCATTATCCTCTACCTGAACCAAACCCCAATGCAGCCACGGGAGCGCGACTATGCCTATGTAGCCAGTTTTTGGGCTTTTGCCTTCTGGATCGGAATTGGTGCGACGGGATTGATCGAATTGGCCGGGCAGGCCCTTAGAAATTTTGCCTCCTCTGCCAAAACTGGCGTAGCAGGGGCCATTCTGGCGGTTTGTTTTGTTGCCGTACCGGGCCATATGCTCATGGAAAACTATGCCGACCACAACCGAAAAGGCGAACGTGTGGCATGGGATTATGCCTGGAATATGTTGAATTCTCTTGAAAAAGATGCCATTATTTTTACCAATGGCGATAACGACACCTTCCCGCTTTGGTATCTGCAAGAAGTGGAAGGGGTCCGACGCGATGTCCGCGTTGTCAACCTCTCGTTGCTACAAACACCGTGGTACATCCGACAATTAAAAAACCAAAAGTCTCATCATGCGGCGCCTTTGCCCATTTCTATGACCGATGCAGCCATAGACGCCATAGACATCCAGCCCATTGAAGGGGGGGGGCAGAAGGTATCTCTTCCAGTAAATCCAAGCCTTTTCCAATCTGGCGGGGTTTTCTATCATGCCATGGCAGACTCGCTACAGGCACCTGCAAAGATGGAATGGACCGTAAAAGGACATCCATACTCCGAAGAAATCAGCCTCTTGTATCCAAATGATCAGGCGGTATTAGATGTGATCAAAACCAATGCCGAGCAAGGTTGGAAACGCCCCATCTATTTTGCGGTCACTGTTGCACCAGATGGCTTGGTTAATTTGGAAGATTACCTTCAGTTAGAAGGGTTGGCTACAAGGGTCGTCCCTATTCAGCACAATGAATCCCAAGGACGGGTGGTACCAGATGTCATGCTCCGGCGGACAGCACAGTTCCGTTTTACGGGTCTAAACGACCCCAATATCTACTTCGACGAAAATATTCGGGGCATGACGGATAACTACCGGACGCTTTTCCTACAGTTGGCAGACCAATTGATTCGCTCCGGTAAAACAGCTGAGGCAAAACAAGTGGTAGAGCGACTGGCGAAGCAGGTAGATCCAAAAGTGATCCCTCCAGACTTCTATTCCACCTACCTGTTTTCGGAAACGTACCGCAAACTGGGAGAAACCAAGCGCGCCGATGAAATGATGCATACCGCAGAGAACATGGCCATCCGGCAATACAAAACAGGTACAGACGTAGAAAGAGCCCAACTCTATGCTGAACAAATCTGGCGGACCTATATGATTGGTGGGCAATTCGACAAAGCTGCACAATATGGACAACGATTGATGCGTGAACTTGGCTTGCAAAACGAGGAATACCGTATGGACGCCAAACAACTCAAAGACTTGTTCGAGGAATCCAAGCGGTATCAAGAAGAGCAAGAACGTGCCACCGACGATACCTTACGAAGCCTGCCCGATACCTTGCAACAGTAA
- a CDS encoding phosphopentomutase produces MSIWITIVLDGVGIGEAPDAHEYGDEGSNTLGHICTLARPALPNLTAAGLGNIASLTGVPAVPHPQAVFGKMQEASAGKDSTTGHWELAGLPLDAPFPTYADGFPEDLVAKWVSLCKLPGALANCVASGTAVIEKYGAEHLKTGKPIVYTSADSVFQVAVHTDCVPIETLYHICEIARNEVCVGPHAVGRVIARPFTGEPGAFRRLSGQRKDFSYLPTHTTLQEALQKQGVRTIAIGKIGDLFGNVGFDEIRKTKSNAEGINRTIEAIQDMQKTGERAFIWTNLVDFDQEYGHRNDVSGFSAALQAFDAALPEIRAVLPEEARLCITADHGNDPSTPSTDHSREYVPLLLFGSPVIRDIGTRGTFADHAQTVAAYFQCTFEAPGSAF; encoded by the coding sequence ATGTCTATCTGGATCACAATCGTTTTGGACGGTGTGGGCATCGGCGAAGCACCCGACGCCCATGAATATGGAGATGAAGGCTCCAACACATTAGGCCATATTTGTACGTTGGCACGTCCCGCCTTGCCCAATCTCACGGCGGCAGGTTTAGGCAATATTGCTTCACTGACGGGTGTTCCGGCTGTTCCACATCCGCAAGCTGTTTTTGGGAAAATGCAGGAAGCCTCCGCAGGCAAAGACAGTACGACGGGGCATTGGGAACTGGCCGGATTACCGTTGGATGCGCCTTTCCCAACGTATGCGGATGGTTTTCCAGAAGACCTTGTGGCGAAGTGGGTATCACTTTGCAAACTTCCGGGTGCGCTGGCAAATTGCGTGGCCTCCGGAACCGCCGTCATCGAAAAGTACGGAGCCGAGCACCTCAAAACAGGCAAACCAATTGTTTATACCTCGGCAGACAGCGTTTTTCAAGTGGCTGTCCATACCGACTGTGTGCCCATTGAAACCCTCTATCACATCTGCGAAATTGCCCGCAACGAAGTGTGTGTAGGACCTCATGCCGTAGGCCGTGTTATTGCAAGACCCTTTACCGGTGAACCGGGTGCATTTCGGCGGCTTTCCGGTCAGCGAAAAGATTTTTCTTATTTACCTACCCATACCACCTTGCAGGAAGCGCTCCAGAAACAAGGCGTTCGGACGATCGCCATCGGGAAAATTGGCGACCTCTTTGGAAATGTGGGCTTTGATGAAATCCGAAAAACCAAGTCCAATGCCGAAGGCATCAACCGTACCATCGAAGCCATACAGGACATGCAGAAAACGGGCGAACGGGCCTTCATTTGGACCAATCTCGTGGACTTCGATCAGGAATATGGTCACAGGAACGACGTATCCGGATTTTCAGCGGCCTTGCAGGCGTTTGATGCGGCTCTTCCGGAAATTCGGGCTGTATTGCCCGAAGAGGCACGCTTGTGTATCACCGCCGATCATGGCAACGATCCATCCACCCCCAGCACCGATCACAGCCGAGAATACGTCCCTCTGTTGCTCTTTGGTAGCCCTGTCATCCGCGACATCGGAACCCGTGGCACCTTTGCAGACCATGCGCAGACGGTGGCCGCATACTTTCAATGTACGTTTGAAGCGCCGGGATCTGCGTTTTAG
- a CDS encoding biotin--[acetyl-CoA-carboxylase] ligase, which translates to MPNPFGTHRKHIEICTSTNLLAAEWAKTGAPEGAVVSTDFQTAGRGRLGRAWDSDLSHNLMFSLVLRPVMKPEDYGQVVLVAAVAVSEALSEILPPDVVQIKWPNDVLLARKKVCGMIIETISGTDALILGIGLNVNQSSFSEALHQKATSLAIFSGKIFDREVLLGSILNSLETHLHHLYQQGVSDVRRRYLATLAGLGERITLREGQEVIHQGILAGVNERGHLMVMEKGGIRVFVAGEVSLSDFYTTAENPLQPPT; encoded by the coding sequence ATGCCAAACCCCTTTGGAACCCATCGGAAACACATTGAAATTTGCACGTCCACCAACCTGCTGGCCGCAGAGTGGGCAAAGACTGGTGCGCCGGAGGGTGCCGTGGTTTCTACGGATTTCCAGACCGCCGGAAGAGGCCGTTTGGGGCGTGCATGGGATTCTGATTTGTCGCATAATCTTATGTTTTCACTGGTTCTAAGACCCGTAATGAAGCCAGAAGACTATGGACAAGTGGTACTGGTGGCGGCAGTGGCCGTTTCGGAAGCCCTCTCGGAGATTTTGCCTCCAGACGTTGTACAAATCAAGTGGCCAAACGATGTGTTATTGGCCAGAAAAAAGGTTTGCGGTATGATTATAGAAACCATCAGTGGAACCGATGCCCTTATTTTAGGGATTGGCTTGAATGTGAACCAATCTTCATTCTCCGAGGCATTGCACCAAAAAGCAACCTCACTGGCCATATTTTCCGGCAAAATCTTCGATCGAGAAGTGCTGTTGGGTTCCATACTGAACTCTTTAGAAACCCATCTGCACCATTTGTATCAACAAGGCGTTTCGGATGTACGGCGGCGCTATTTGGCAACCTTGGCGGGATTGGGAGAGCGAATCACCCTTCGCGAGGGCCAAGAAGTCATACATCAGGGCATTTTGGCAGGTGTAAATGAAAGAGGGCATCTAATGGTGATGGAAAAAGGGGGAATTCGGGTTTTTGTGGCGGGTGAAGTGAGTTTGTCGGATTTTTATACAACCGCAGAAAATCCACTCCAGCCCCCAACATAA
- a CDS encoding HIT domain-containing protein has product MAETVPCPFCSPIVENVVFAEDATCRAIYNLSPILPGHTLVIPKRHVVRIAELSADEWVGFWDFARQMATFIMTCFHADGCDWTIQDGRSAGQTVEHLHLHLIPRYTGDLPKAGDWYPRLVAQQSGDSSQRPRLRPDEMAQIIQHLRTKKDMENCFGQLKCAP; this is encoded by the coding sequence ATGGCCGAAACAGTCCCTTGCCCGTTTTGTTCACCAATAGTGGAGAACGTTGTTTTTGCAGAAGATGCAACTTGCAGGGCTATTTATAACTTGTCGCCGATCTTACCGGGCCATACTTTGGTAATTCCCAAACGGCACGTGGTACGTATTGCGGAATTAAGCGCGGATGAATGGGTGGGATTCTGGGATTTTGCACGCCAAATGGCCACTTTTATTATGACTTGCTTCCATGCCGATGGCTGCGATTGGACCATTCAGGATGGCCGCTCTGCCGGACAAACCGTGGAGCACCTACACCTACACCTTATTCCGCGTTATACCGGAGATTTGCCAAAGGCAGGCGATTGGTACCCGCGTCTGGTGGCACAGCAGTCGGGGGACTCTTCTCAAAGACCTCGCTTGCGTCCGGACGAGATGGCGCAAATCATTCAGCACCTCCGCACTAAAAAAGACATGGAAAATTGCTTTGGTCAGTTGAAATGCGCCCCGTGA
- a CDS encoding thioredoxin, translating to MHRIFLFCLFFIGVAGCVPKAIPDKAPVKRFVMPTEGLTPAESFVKDRIQKEGIHVVHFWAPWCGNSINELKSGWYEAIGTYAADESVTFTFVTLWNQGKSARDVMNRYLIPETVSEQVQPDLENSDEYIHRRRIFLGLPVTWTPTTWVFHKSGQLAYAFNYGETTPEILKNAIEGARASWHHD from the coding sequence ATGCACCGGATTTTTTTGTTCTGCCTGTTCTTTATTGGGGTGGCCGGTTGTGTACCCAAAGCCATCCCAGATAAGGCGCCTGTTAAACGTTTTGTGATGCCTACCGAAGGACTCACCCCTGCCGAGTCTTTTGTTAAAGACCGAATCCAAAAAGAGGGTATTCATGTAGTACACTTCTGGGCGCCGTGGTGTGGAAATTCCATCAACGAGTTAAAATCTGGTTGGTATGAAGCCATTGGGACGTATGCAGCAGACGAAAGCGTGACATTTACCTTTGTGACCCTCTGGAATCAGGGTAAAAGTGCCCGTGATGTGATGAACCGATACCTGATTCCCGAAACCGTATCCGAACAAGTACAACCAGACTTAGAAAACTCGGATGAATACATCCATCGTCGTCGTATTTTTTTGGGATTGCCTGTAACTTGGACGCCCACTACCTGGGTCTTCCATAAGTCTGGGCAATTGGCCTATGCGTTCAATTATGGCGAAACGACGCCCGAAATACTCAAAAATGCCATCGAAGGCGCTCGTGCATCGTGGCACCACGATTAA